One window from the genome of Scatophagus argus isolate fScaArg1 chromosome 13, fScaArg1.pri, whole genome shotgun sequence encodes:
- the LOC124069857 gene encoding tissue factor-like, producing the protein MAFLKTVLYLGVCLSAWIITTADNIIAPKAENVHWVSLDFKTILIWTTKPSNHTYTVQYSEDDRDWNETPDCIRVSESECDLTNHLEPLDRTYVADIQTEPSAMDYENEYLMEELPHTYSPPFNPYRESNISAVKFTVTAAGEGRVTVNITDPLTSIHQRGKQLSIRDVLKNDLKYKISYYKSESTGKRDVISDSSVAEVSKLDAGQSYCFMVAAFIPARPKTSQQGAWSAQLCTEGEEQNILQELSLGAWVGVVFILLTVLIAIITVTVLCCRCCRQRNKNLHASQSSVPI; encoded by the exons ATGGCATTTTTGAAGACTGTGCTTTATTTGGGAGTCTGTCTATCTGCATGGATTATCACTACTGCAG ATAACATCATTGCGCCCAAAGCAGAGAATGTACACTGGGTGTCTCTGGATTTTAAAACCATCCTTATCTGGACTACCAAACCATCCAACCACACATACACTGTCCAGTACTCTGA GGATGATAGAGACTGGAATGAGACTCCGGACTGCATCAGAGTGTCAGAGTCAGAATGTGATCTGACCAACCACCTCGAGCCCCTCGACAG GACCTACGTTGCTGATATCCAGACTGAGCCTTCGGCAATGGACTATGAAAATGAATACCTCATGGAAGAACTCCCTCATACCTATTCTCCACCCTTCAATCCCTATAGAGAGA GCAACATCAGTGCTGTGAAATTCACTGTGACGGCTGCAGGTGAGGGCAGAGTAACTGTAAATATCACGGATCCCCTGACCAGTATCCATCAGCGAGGGAAGCAGCTCAGCATCAGGGACGTTCTCAAAAATGACCTCAAGTATAAGATCAGCTATTACAAATCCGAAAGTACAGGCAAG AGAGACGTCATATCTGACTCCAGTGTGGCGGAGGTATCCAAGCTGGATGCAGGGCAGAGTTATTGCTTCATGGTGGCAGCTTTCATCCCCGCCAGGCCAAAAACCAGCCAGCAGGGAGCCTGGAGTGCACAGTTGTGTACAGAGGGCGAAGAGCAAAACATCCTGCAAG AGCTGAGTCTTGGAGCGTGGGTTGGTGTAGTCTTCATCTTGCTAACAGTCCTCATCGCCATCATCACGGTGACGGTCCTCTGCTGCAGATGCTGCcgacaaagaaacaaaaacctcCACGCATCTCAGTCATCAGTACctatttag